From the genome of Caldisericota bacterium:
TATAAATATTCTATTACTTCTGAAGGAGTAATATAAACTCCCTCATTTATAACCTCCTCCATCTTATCGTCCCCTAAAAAAGCTTGGCAATCACTTCATCTTTTACCATTTTTTTATCGAAGGCTTGCCCTAAAAGTTTTACTTTTTTAAAATCTTCATCACACATTGGGAAGATGTATACAGAATCTTCTTTTTTATTAATAATCTCATCGCACTGTAAAGATAATTCATCTA
Proteins encoded in this window:
- the cas2 gene encoding CRISPR-associated endonuclease Cas2, whose amino-acid sequence is MLVWVIYDITKNKTRSRIAIYCKGYGLYRVQKSVFLGSLNKNEIDELSLQCDEIINKKEDSVYIFPMCDEDFKKVKLLGQAFDKKMVKDEVIAKLF